TTTGCTGTCGAGTGTCAGGTTTTCCCATTGTTTTAAGGTCACATCACGCGCTTCGACTTTCCCGGTCTTATAATCTACGATGCGGATTTTCCCGTTGCGAAGCTCGATACGGTCGACATTTCCGGCGATTAAAACCGGATGCGGCAAAACTGGATGTTCGAGCAGACGCGAATAATTTTGCTCCAATGCGACGATTTTTACGCTGTCGCCATTTCGTAATGATTCCAATTCTGCAGTGAGGAAATTGAAAATATTGCGTTTTGCCACTTCAAACGCAAGCAGGTTGCGGCCTTTGCGAATGTCTCCCTCTTTGTAAACCAGTCTGAATTGTTCCAAAACCGCTTGATCGATTTTTTTGAAACAACCTTCAATGTCACCGTCCGAAAGGAATTTACCGATAAATGGCTCAAACAGCACGCGAAGCGTTTCATGGATAATGGTTCCTAAGGTATTCAGCGCGATATTTTCCTCAACTTCTTCCACATCGCTGATGCGTAATATTTTTTTGTAATAAAAATCAATCGGGTTGCGGATGTACATAGTCAATGCAGAAGGTGAAAATCCTTTTTCAGAAATCTCCCGAAGCCGCGCCCTCACTTTTTCAGATTTCGGGATGACCAACGGCTCATAGGCTTTTTCCGGCAAAAACGGGCTATAAATTTCCTGTATCAGTTCATGTAACGGCTGCTTTTCTACTTCAAGCTGCGTGATGAAACGGCTTTTTTCGCCGGCATCCAAACCTTCACTTTCCGTATTGTACAACAGGTAAATATTTTTGGCGCGCTGCAGCAGATGGTAAAAATGGTACGTATAAATCGCATCTTTTTCCTTGAATGTGGGCAAGCCCAATTCGCGCTTCACATCATACGGGATAAAAGATTGTTGTGATTTTCCGGCGGGGAAATTCCCTTCATTCATAGAAGTGACAATTACAGTATCGAAATCCAGGACCCGGCTTTCCAAAACGCCCATGATCTGTAACCCGGTCAATGGCTCGCCTTCAAACGATACTTCGGACAGGTCGATAACCTGTTTGTAAATGGCATACAGCGTTTCCACTTTCCCGATTCCCGGATGGGCAGTGTAATGTGAAATGAGTTTGTTGATGACTTTAAAAACCGCAAAAACAAAAGCCTTTGTAATCTTTTCCTCGCGGTTTTCATTGCTGAGGTTATTTTTGATGGTTTGCAGCAAACCTGTAACCGAATCCAGCACGCTGATGTTATCGGTTCCCCACTTTGAAAAAAGCAAAGTGAATAATGCATTTTTCGGGCCAAGTTCAAACAGCCGGGTGTGGGTAATGAAGGTATAATTATTATTGTTGATGATGTTTACCAACTGCTGCGCTCCGGCGTAAGGCTCGATCAATGGATGCGTCAGGATATCAAGCACATCTTTGTAGTAAAAAACATAGGAACTGCGCTGGAGGGCATTGGTATGCATCTTAAAAAATTTCGACACCAGGATTTGTGCCGGATTATTTTTAGCCGAATAACCCATCGTGATATTCAGCGCCGAGGTCGATGCAGGAAGCGCATGCAGCACCGGGATAAGCAGGTTTTCCTCACCTAAAACCAGAGCGGTTTTGTCCCATCGGCTTTCAGGGTTTGATGCCATGATGTTTTCGAGCAATTTTCCGGCGATTTTAGCCTGCCCGACGGTTTTAGGCGTGCCAATGACGCGGATTTGTTTTTCGCTGCTGAAATTGTCCCAAATCCACTCGAACGGATGGCCTTTATAATAATTCCAGTTGTCTTTAAAACGTCGAAGGAAAAGCCCTGCATCATGATAAGCGTCGTCAAGGAAAGCGCGGTCCGCATCCCAAAACACTCTGGCCAGTCCTGCGGAAAGCAAATGCTGGATGATATTTTCTTCGGCAGCATTTAAGGCGTTGAAACCGGCAAACAGGAATTTCTTATTGGCAACAGATTCGGAAAAATGGCTGAGGTTGTTTACTGCTTCGCGATAAATCAATCCCTGGTATCCAATTTTTTTTTGAAGCAGGTGATGGTAAAGCGCATGATAGTAAGCTGGCAAAAGCTTCCAGAAATCAATGTAGTTTTCCAGTAAAGTCGTTTTGTTTTCGGGTTCTACGCCCCAACGTTTGATGTCTTCAATATCTTTGAGGTAGGAAAGGACATGATCGGGATTGAGGAGATAACGGTCTATTTCATTGAAATCCTGAAGTAATGTTTTCGCCCAATTTGCAAACTGTTCGAATGGCTGCGGGTCTTTTTCAGCAATGGAAAGATACACGTCATAAAAACTGAATAACAATTCAATGGGATCAATCGCACGAATGGCTGCGATGTCCTGTATAAAATCCTCGATACTGATGATATTCGGGGAAAAGACCGTTTGCTCAGCTTGTTCCTTAAGTTCATTTACCAGGAAAACCTTTGCGCGTTTGTTTGGAAGGATGACAGTAGTTTCTGTTAAATTTTCAGCATAATCAGCCAAAATTACTGATGCCAGACGAGAAAGAAAAGCGTTTTGACCCATGCCATAAAAATAAAAAAACGCCCCGACTAATCGGGGCGTTCCTGTAATTATTTAAGAGGAGGAAATTATTTTACCAATTTCACTTCTACCCTTCTGTTGTTAGCTTTACCAGCAGCAGTTTTATTCGTATCGATTGGTTTTGATTCACCGAAACCAGCAGAAGATAACCTTGCAGAGTCAATGCCGTTTTCAATCAGGTAATTTTTAACGGCAGCAGCCCTGTCTTCAGATAATTTCTGGTTCATGGCATCTTTACCATCGCTGTCGGTGTGTCCTTCGATGCTGAATCTTGAAGAAGGGTATTCTTTCAAGATGGCAGTGATTGACTGAAGTACAGCATAAGTTTCCTGTTTGAAAGTAGATTTACCACTGTTGAAAAGGATTGTTTTAGCGTAAGCGTTCAGTCTGTTGATCTGCTCTTCAGAGATTTCAGGACAACCGTTGTTTGCTACAGTACCTTTTACATCCGGACATTTGTCGTCTTTGTCAAGAACTCCGTCACCGTCAGTATCTGGCCATGGGCAACCTTTGTTGTCTTTTGGTCCTTTTACAGTTGGACATTTGTCTTCTTTATCCTGGATTCCGTCACCGTCAGTATCAGGACATCCACCGAAAGTTTTCAAACCAGCTTCATCAGGACAAGCATCATCTTTATCAG
This genomic stretch from Flavobacterium pallidum harbors:
- a CDS encoding PD-(D/E)XK nuclease family protein, which translates into the protein MGQNAFLSRLASVILADYAENLTETTVILPNKRAKVFLVNELKEQAEQTVFSPNIISIEDFIQDIAAIRAIDPIELLFSFYDVYLSIAEKDPQPFEQFANWAKTLLQDFNEIDRYLLNPDHVLSYLKDIEDIKRWGVEPENKTTLLENYIDFWKLLPAYYHALYHHLLQKKIGYQGLIYREAVNNLSHFSESVANKKFLFAGFNALNAAEENIIQHLLSAGLARVFWDADRAFLDDAYHDAGLFLRRFKDNWNYYKGHPFEWIWDNFSSEKQIRVIGTPKTVGQAKIAGKLLENIMASNPESRWDKTALVLGEENLLIPVLHALPASTSALNITMGYSAKNNPAQILVSKFFKMHTNALQRSSYVFYYKDVLDILTHPLIEPYAGAQQLVNIINNNNYTFITHTRLFELGPKNALFTLLFSKWGTDNISVLDSVTGLLQTIKNNLSNENREEKITKAFVFAVFKVINKLISHYTAHPGIGKVETLYAIYKQVIDLSEVSFEGEPLTGLQIMGVLESRVLDFDTVIVTSMNEGNFPAGKSQQSFIPYDVKRELGLPTFKEKDAIYTYHFYHLLQRAKNIYLLYNTESEGLDAGEKSRFITQLEVEKQPLHELIQEIYSPFLPEKAYEPLVIPKSEKVRARLREISEKGFSPSALTMYIRNPIDFYYKKILRISDVEEVEENIALNTLGTIIHETLRVLFEPFIGKFLSDGDIEGCFKKIDQAVLEQFRLVYKEGDIRKGRNLLAFEVAKRNIFNFLTAELESLRNGDSVKIVALEQNYSRLLEHPVLPHPVLIAGNVDRIELRNGKIRIVDYKTGKVEARDVTLKQWENLTLDSKTDKIIQVLAYAYMYAPQAEGQEIEVGIISFKNLKSGFLPFLFKEEKTVVSIVDENVSLRYREQLVFLLKEILDSETPFTEKI